The Melitaea cinxia chromosome 8, ilMelCinx1.1, whole genome shotgun sequence genomic interval TGTGAGTATTTTGAGAATTATTTAAAGACTCCTTAAGAAAAAATGTCACCATTTGAGAATTAGCTCTAAGTTCAGTTTTGATTTCCTCCCGACGGTTTTCGCCGAGTTTTAAGCTTGACGAGTCGATTTCTTGAGGTAACATTGTAAGTACTTCTAATAGGGCAAATTCATTTTTAGTTGAGAACAATTTGATCAAGTCACCGACACAGTTACTCCACGTAGTCATCTGGAGCGCCAGGTCGGCGAGGGCCAAAGACAGCTGGGTGAGGATAGCAGGGCTCGTATCAGGAGAGATTACTTCCAGATGAGCCACGAGAGAGTCGCGAAGTGAAATAATGGCGTCCTGAGGCAACTCCGATAGATTATGCTGCACTTTCGACCTCATCGTTTGAGCTGCGAAATAACATGATTGTACATCTCTCTTTTCTTGCAGAAGCTGATCCGCTACGTTCCATGAGTGAATCTGGAAAATCGAAACGtggtaagatttatttaaaaacaacaaatattccTAATATACACTTATTCACGTCACGAAAAGCAATGTTTATTTACAAGACACTTACAGATTTTTGTACTTCTCCTAACCACTTCGAGgccttttctttttcatttggGTTGGGGTTATCATACAAGGCACTAATGGCCTGGTAAACAGTATCCATAGAAGGCGCTTCCATTGTGGGTTCTATTATTCACAGGAAAATTTCAAAATCTtccaatataaataagtaaattcaCCATCATATTctaatagtaaaattagaaaaagaaaacgtTCTCAAAAATCGAGAGGAATCAAACATTAACAACGTCaattaaatgttgttttaaaatttatccccaatagggaaaggcaaaggactataatccatacagccacGTCAATTAAATCGTCAAACGACAACCGAACAATTTAACGTTTTccacagataataaaataatttaagcaaGTAAAACACGATAAAAAACgacgtaaatgaaaaaaaaaactcggcATGGCTCCCCAAAATCTGCTACATAAGTTTATAAGTAATTTAGAGaccgtacaaatatttatttcagcgCCCTCCATTCTTACTAAATATGGCATAAGATACCATTCATTTTAATTCTAGGATTTTTTCTCTAttgtatatcaatattaaaGTGGTAACATTGTTTCCAgtatgataaattgataatctGTTATAAAACAGTTGAAAAAGCAatcaaagattaaaaattaattatcaatcAGTCACACAAATGTTTTTCACGGCTGTGTCTGTTTGTGTTGTTCGAGCCGCTTCGGCATTCGCTGAACAAGCGTCCAGAAGAGTACACACGAGCTTATTCGCAATGGCACCAGTTaaggtattttatattttaaaatattatgatcaTCTAAagttatataacttttatttaatgtaatgtttATCTTGAAGGTTGGAGATAAGTTGCCGGCAGTTGATCTGTTTGAGGATTCGCCGGCAAATAAGGTTAATATTAGTGAATTGACGGCTGGAAAGAAAGTAGTTCTTTTCGCCGTTCCCGGAGCTTTTACTCCTGGATGCTCGAAGACGCATTTGCCGGGCTATGTTGAAAGCGCTGACAAATTGAAGTCGGAGGGAGTCTCGGAAATAGTATGCGTGTCTGTGAATGATCCATACGTGATGGCCGCTTGGGGAGCGCAACACAACACTAAAGGAaaagtacgttttttttttttctatccatCTTCGTGAAACTTGTTAGTCAAAATTATACGGTCGCTAGTTAAAAGCCGGGCTGGCACCAAATTTGTCTTCAAAATTCGTTTTACAAGCATAAATTGACTTGCAAAAATGTGTGGAAATTATGGAAAAATTTctgaccaaaaaaaaattttagtgaTGACCCACTGTTATGTAGTAAATTAACGTCCAattattctaaacatttttgatccAATTATTCTTATTAAGGGATGTCAAATTTGAGTTAAATATAGGCTGTATAAATTTAGAGGTTTACAAAAAGTACCGAAAGAGTAAcatcctaattttttaaatttattttaatttttttagtaaatttttattcataaatatagaaattacaaacttattattatgaaacaactttttcggattctaTCACAGTTCGTTAGGTCATCCTGTGACCTTGGTTGCTATAAAGTATCGTGTGAAACGTTGGGTATCTCAAAAACGtaataaaccgtgataaaatACGAAAcagttgtttcattacaatgagTGAAATTAACGtagacattaaaaaacaatataaaataaattatttacaaaactgaaAACATACAATGATAAGCACTGTTACCGTGTACACATTATTGATTGTGGACTGACCTTCTAACCTCTAGCAGCAGTAACATTTTACATTATTCATAAACCTTGTGTTGctgttgaatattttatttgtagtaaTGAAAGTAATCGATTgcataactaaaaatattattttttatttttattttattttgccatACAATTATATTTGTCATACTAAAGTTTTTTGGTTTGTTTTGACTTATAAAAGAGTTATCAGTTATACTTAGTATTCATACTAAAGATTGTTTAAGCAATGAATTGAAATTAggcaattacttttttaatacctGTTTACTACATTTtccgacagtataaaattaattaaaaaaaaaaaactaatgtttattacaatcaaatcataactaaaaatttttttttaaataaatatttataataattgtttagcttttattgtaaattaataaataaatattaatgatatattataattttaattaatatgctTATAGGTTCGCATGTTAGCTGACCCAAGTGGCAATTTCATCAAAGCATTGGATCTTGGTACCAATCTGCCTCCTCTTGGTGGTTTTCGCTCCAAACGTTTCTCAATGGTGATCAATGATGGCAAAGTTGAAAATTTGAATGTTGAGCCCGATGGAACTGGACTATCTTGCTCGCTGGCTGATAAAATTAAGCTGAAGAATTAAGATGACCCCGCTTTAGTAGTTTCACATCACAAACTATTTCTCAGTAACGTGTGATCTAAACACCCAGCTTTATGCAGATCTTAGACTGTCTAAGCACCCCTTGTGATAATGcctttaatatatatgtattttacatttaatgttttatgtgtgtttaatttttaaacctcTCCTTTTTATTAAAGGTATGCAAtacgcatttataatattttgtattttatacatatttgttactttttaataacttattaattCTTAATACATGTTTAATAGAATGAAGTTAAcagtttattttgaaaaatgtgtTGTTTTACCATTCATATTACTGGTAAGGATAAACATCGCATCAAAaactaaatttgaaaaaaactttagtatgtccaattttatttctataaaaagaGAAGTTGCTGTTGGCTACTGATACTGACTATTGGATTAACAAAAGCTGTGTTTCCCGCTAGTGACATGTTTTTATAGACCATTAATGTTTGCCATGACTCAGCAATActaactttttctttttaattagcaggtatattcattttttaaccaacttcaaaaaaggttgATTCTCAATTTAACTGATGTGTCTACTCATAATTTATATTGGTACCAATttcatgattctttttttgaaagctttttcaaacaaaaaagaattacttTGTTGCGTCGAGtagtttttttgtattgttactTTAAATTAGTCCAACTAAGTACACAAAATTTTCGAAAAATGTGACTTTTGCGTCCTAATGTTATCTTTGGGGACACTGGGACACATAACCGAAAAACGGGACGGCGCTGCTCTAAACTGGGCGTCTGGTCACGTTACGCATGGTAATTGGGtttttgtattgtttgtgtttAGACCCAAACAGAGGACATGGGACCCTATACCATTGTGGCCTGTAGAGTAAGCACAGTTTTTCAAAGGCTGGCAAAATTCCTTAAAATTACCATTAAaggctttattttaatatgtggtatatttaaaaaaaatccatgtcTCAGAAACCTAAAATTGTAAATGGTATAAATGATACAGCAAAGATTTAATAAACTTTGTGTGCGTGCAGGGGGTTTTAAAAATTCAGGAATCcaaggaaatttaaaataaaagactgaGATCGTACTATGAGCAGTGCTAGcagtatattaattaaataattttgccaAATTAAAGCCTGATGCTTCAACACTTTGTGATacagtagatatatttttaagtggttagtcattaaaaaaattaagtacctattaatttaaaagtactaaaataatgcatctttTGCACGTTTGTATATATAACGATCTTACCctaaatttgaaattagtaGATAACAAAAAGTTAGCAATGTTAGCATGAATGTAATTAGTTAATATTACTTGTGTttctcaaataataatattcgttACCTACatgtgttattattttgatttttctgGTGGATAGGAACGCATATGACAATGACATTGCGTCAATATCAAAGTCAATAGTCTCTATGATGACATTTGTCAAAAATTCGCAAAAACTTAGGGTGCAGAACTGCagacttttgtttgttttgcgCTAAATGATGTTTTTATGACTAAAAGTTGCGAAAATGCTTAAACGGGTGCAATATTGTAGCACAGTATTCTTTTTATTAACGTTAGTTTATATAACTAGGATAGTTTTAAGTGAGATATTCGAAAATGGGAGCTCTGAGGTCGACGAATGGCTGGAACAGAATGAACTCGGCGACtacaagaaattatttaaagaacTTGGTACGTATTTGTTTAACAACATTAATAATAAGCATAACGAaacatttaatagtattaaatatgttaaattttatattaaatgtgttttatattttttaaacataaaatccTCAAAGCAGGTTAGatttgatttaatgtttttatttttattcgaattttatttttaaaaatattcatggttaaatattttacattttgaattagtatagattaataacattactactattttttctttaaatagttttaaatatcaaattatttaagtaattttaattttaatgaaacaacttttttcggattttatcgcggtttattattaacttttgattcccgacgtttcagatactttacagcaaccatggtcacgggaggactaaataatataacgataataaaccgcgataaaatccgaaaaaagttgtttcattaaatgagtaaaatttgcgtaaatattagaaaacaataattttaattttttacattttgttttacttCGCTTTCCTTATCAACttcatattataaatagtaaagccataattaatgtacatatttatcatttaaatattttaagattaaaaccagaaaatatattgaacacatctataaaataagtaaacattATCTGTAACCCATCTGTAACCTAATTAATTGGCTTTTTAGATTTGAAAACTATCTCTAATTTTAACCACCTTAAcactaaaaaaatgaaaacaaaaaaaaaaaacaataaaaatgaaacattatGTTTTCTggcagtttttttaataatactacaaCATGGTTTTATTTGCTTTGAAGACACACTTCTAGTGAATTGACTGAAGGTTAAGGATGTACATTATTATTCTGAgtgttttttattgtatacatatttcttgcaataataatttgtatccAACAGGAACCGTTTTATACCGCTTTTTGCAAAGAGTCCATTTTAAGAAATCACATACAAAATGTGTCTTATTTTGAGGCACGATTGAGTATTCCAATagaattatgatttaaaaaattaaatatacaaaataaattctagACATATTCTGATAACAATTTGGAGTAAGTGTTCTAGCATAATGGAGCCGGGAactctatatattatatactgatACTGAGATActgtttaaaaagtatttttttatataaaaataagaatacttTTTAATAGCCAAGTATATCAAGGATGTTGTGGGCTAAAATAtcgttgaaataaatatataaaacttgtGAGCCTTGTGAGcctaaaatttaaagtaagtaaaaaaaatattggtacatactataattttttgtttatgtacgCGAGGATGctatacttataatttaatttagctATTGTATACATTTAAAGCTATACACAAACAATTAACATAATCAAAATCATtagaaatcatttattttaaaaaattcattctCATTATAAAACTCCATccattgatataaaaaaaaaaacctttaaaaacaaaaaaacatggCTTCTAGAAATTTATTCGCAATGTCGAAACATGTACCTACAGGATGAGATTTCGGGTTTGGATGTCCCATGACGTCACTTCGCCGCCCACCACCCTCATACAGGAGGTGGATGGGGGTAGTTCCGCCCGCACTCGCTCAGTCGCGCCGCAGACACCGACCCGTGAGCACGTCTCTCATGCACATTACACGTCATTAAATATGACCGCATTCTCTTATTATGTGATAAAAACtgtacttttaatatattttcatgaatAACTAAATAAgacgatttttaaatattaactaaaagaGTTTCCGCGTTAAAAGTGGTAGAACTCATTCATATATACggtgatttataatttaattcgttGACAATATTTTCGATCTAAATATGTGGCAATTCGAGGATTCCGAGATATGTTCAATCGGGATGATCCATCCGTCTCACAGCCGGCACTCCGGTCTGTCCTTATTGTCGGGAATGTCGACGTTTTCAGGTAATTTTAGACCGACTTTGAAAAAACGAGGAGTTtagccgatttttttttatgtttcgtaAAATTTTTGCCGATAACCGGCTTAAATAATTACGTCACTGATAGTGAGTTTAATATAGCTCTGTTATTAATGAAAACTTCTGATTTATAGTGTCAATTTATATATCTATcgaatatttatgttattagaattttgttttctaaatataacaaaaataagagACTAGCgtaagatattaaataatttttgataatgattCCTGTGCCTACTTAAAGTCACTTTTTAATATGAAACatgctggttttttttttgtatattcctttGTTACCGTCCTCTTACATTAGCGACCGAGGACGAAAAAGATGACTGGCGATCACAAACGCCTAAATTACAAGCTATGGTAATAACGGCTAGTTGTTCTTTTGTGTTGTTGTTTATTGTTagataatagtatttattagaCAGACAATACCTATTCATTTGTTACTGTATAATAATGTTACTTTACTCATATATAGGaagttttgtttgttaatataatagaattaatagataaggttttttttaaatatctttattagggacttttatacatatgtacatgacAGTCCTATACTAAACTTATCTATtataaaagtaacaattttaacatttttaaataaactaaattataatactcggtcaccaacccgcctgcccagcgtggtgactatgggcaaaacacatgagttcacgccatttttggcatgaacttgtggaggcttatgtccagcagttgactgtatagactgtaatgatgataatgatgaaattataatactaaattattattagatctTAACTTAATACTACTAATTACAAACTCTAGTATAAATTTGGCACATTGGAAAGTTGGTTCAGACAAGATCTGATTGAACAAGCCGACTTCCAATAAATTCAGGCCTAACTTGGACACCAAGTCTCGTCTGCTCCGTTTGTAACGGACGCATTTCGTCAAAATATGGTGTACGTCTTctacataattacatacttcGCAATTTAATAGATAAGTTATGTTTATGTACTagcagctgtgcccgcgacttcgtccgcttggaattaaaaaaaacttattccaCTGTTCCcacagttacaaaataaatttctaaaataaaattagcctaagttactccctaTTACATTAGCTATATGCGAGTAAAAGTACAGTCAAACTCTGtcctgccgtttcagagattaaccggaacaaacagacagacagacgaaaattgtaaaaaatgttattttggtatatgtaccgtgtatccaccgttccagcggggatcgaacctgcatctccgccTTACCGtctcggtgctttagccaattaagctattatattatatactagctaacccggcgaacttcgtatcgcctaacacgaactttatcgtatggtattaaagttcaaattgacttttaagtattatcacaaatcttttgtatgggagtatagaaaagtgttgtttttagactttttcaggattttttttttttttagaatttttctctccgtaagaaccatcctcgtacttcaaggaatattttaaaaaaagaattagcgaaatcggtccaaccgttctcgagttttgcgcttagcaacagattcagcgactcatttttatattatagattagacCGAAAGTAAAATcaccatatcaaaaatttcgatctagcgactacatcgttccatagcttaattggctaaagcaccgacacggtcagtcggagatgcaatttcgatcctcgctggaacggtcgatttttgatatgatattaaaaattgtttagattcttaacttttttttttctttgaaaaccggttatgtaattaaaaaaggttctaacaactgaataactttaaaaaaaaataaacttcagtTTTACTATATTCATTGCAAGCTATTGAAGTGGAGAAAAGCACAGATATATCTGGCTCAAAAATACAAGATCAtggccaaataatactgttctcaagtgatgttgtgttcttgttgtaAGGCAGATAGCTCCTGGGGATACGCTGTGTTGACAGCGGtcgtaaggtcggcaacgcggttGCGATACTCCTAAACTAGGGTACGGTTATCATAGTGGTgtatacaaaaaagtattaaatctgTTTGAGCTAAACTGATTGAACGTAAAGAGCATGTTACCAAGAGAAACGATCGTTGTAAGCTGCTTACGATTAAAACtaggactgacggcttaacttgctctgTTAGATACTGGAGAACCTACAAGACCAAATGTCCAACCTGGAAACAGATATAATAggcgttttatttatatttgtgcaaatatatatattcatttcaaAAGAGAACCGAATTCGATGCGGTAGGCCTTAAAAAGGCCTTAAAAAGGCCTTAAGTaggttaaaagaaaaaaaaaacgagtgctttagaccacacgactgaagtaaaactttctctaccttcactaaattatatctcctcctatctccctctcaatttcctTTCGCCACGTCTGATTATACtttccgtaacgctctcgtcacttattcaccagcttacttctcCAAATTAAGCGTgcacaaagaagttttacttcaaaagcttTTTTCCACCACAACACCAGAAATGCTTTCAGTGTGTTTAAAGTACCTACGTTtctattatatagttatataggAAGTATAAACAATTCAGCCTAAGTTTCccaaaaacttataattacagaaatatttaatacgaagcttatacaggctgaatgcaaatAAGATGCATTAAATTCAACCACGTTCCACGTACATGTCATTTCTAACTGTAGTTGGGGTACACGATAGGTTTACGACTGGACTTAAACTGCTAGATCTCTGTATAACTGCTTCTATTTAGCTGATTTATATAAAGCTTAGAAGTAACATATAGTACATATATCTTAATGTACGGCCATGAAGCTAGAAGGATGCTTTaagtagtaattaataaaaaaattattaaaaaataaaataaaaaaaactacgaaATAATTCCATTTTAAGCCGAAAATACTTTACATCATTTTGGAAAAGAATTGATACCGTTGAAAATATTAGATCAATTTTTGGAGAATCTAAGACCGAAGACAAAATTAGACTTACCTcctttttgcaaaataatttggctgtttttttattattttttttttttaattaaattattggaACAATTTGGTATATCAATTACCAACCAacttttaaaagaaagaaactatttattttactttatggTTAAATGAATGAGTCTTTCGTCAAAATTCCTACTGCTTCTAAATGTTTTAGATGGGAAAGTTTGAGAGGACGTTCAAAGAGACcgctatatatttatttctcttCTCTTCTTTGTAGCCATTTATTAGGCCTTTCGTgaacaataaacaattattttttttaatttcattttggaacatttttcaccaaagttaaaaATACCGTTACCACCTCCCCTTAACCACAAtcaaaaagaatatttgtagttttgtgttgatttttttttttaataataggaaATTAAGCATGTAAAACCTCGAAAGCAAAATTATAGATAAGCAAAGTATAATTTCAATTCGTCGTAATCGATTTTAGTGTTAAAAGTAACCTTCGCCTTTATTTGAAACTAATTCGAATAGGTCACCCTCCATTGAAGCGAGAACCTCCGATCCCGCGCCTTTGTACACGGTTATATACaatctaataaaattttcaacaatATATTCGAAGTTTAGACATTAATAACTAAATCGCATTCATGTTTAAAGTTGTATAGTTAGTTATTGTTGTGTTGTGAtgttgtttgtcgacctagttgtatatataaaaaaataagccgCAGAAAGACACATAGACCGACGGTAACAGTGAAATATGAAGTAAGAGAAAAagttgacaaacatttgtattggccatacaggtgtttgccgtggtctgggtgtttgtgcagtcattgtgggtctccccaccgtgcctcggagagcacgttaaggcgtcggtcccggttgttatcatatgcacctgatagcgatcgttactcatagtagggaatatatccgccaacccgcattggagtagcgtggtggattaagctctgatccttctcctacatggggaaagaggcctatgcccaacagtgggatattacaggttgaggCGAGAAAAAGTTAAGGTTTATCATTTTTGTTAAGGTTCAAAACTGctaaccataataaatttagtcatgTCTATGTATGAAATACAGAATAACAGATAGTTTATAAGCAGCACCCCATTCTCTAAATAGAACCGTCTCATTCACCCCAACAACGCAACGGTTTACATAACACACTCGTGACAATATTTCAGCTAATTGACTTTCCGCATACGTGGAGGGCGCCCGTCTCGAAACCGCTCTCCAGAGCTCTAGTGCTATTTCAAACAACGAACAAGACaattaaaatgtaactttttaaaCTTCCAGTCGCTAATTATCTATTGTGAACAtgttaaattgtatatttatcatacggttcagcctgtaacatccaactgctggacataggcctctatctcggccgtctccatgtaggagaatgataggagattaatctaccacgctgctccaccgcGGGTTAATCGATATGTTCCGTAACATtagtaacgatggctatcatgtatttatgataacaaacgcCACCGATACTTATCAGATTTgtctttaataaagaaattaagttCCTATATTTCAGCAATGTTCCAAGTGCCAACTGAAATAGGATacatcaggaaatatcctgctcaaaatctggagcagcccgactgggcaagtacctcaaccttacagaagaccatagCCAAATAATACTCCTCACAATTAGTGTCATGCTCTTGTGATAAGTAAGCTAAGTGTTCTGTGGCGTTGCAGGAGTCCAGAGGCCATAGTAACTGCTTACCCGTGGCCTGTACCGGCCGTAATATTGTCAGCCACCATCTATAAAAAAGCGCTATGGTCGTTTGTGACTTACGGATCCATATCGGAAATTGAATAATTAACGACATAACTTCTAAATATCCGGTTATATGTCTTCATTACAAAGGtgttattaatacaattaaaaaagttttttttttcgatgatATTGCATTGGACtgtgtaaaataatagtaagagGTTTTTGTAATAATTCTGCCTCTGTCCTAAATATTGAATGTTTTTGTAAGATAATCGAGatcattttttattcaattaggtaagttaaaatatattttgataatctaaacaaataaaattggagtgtctgtttgtaatattaaaagaacagctttttactaaatgcatatgtactGGTATACTAATTAAGTAAATGTACTGGGTTTGATAATGCTggttaaccgatttccaaataagggggaagttctcaattcgattgatgtatacacggtacatataccaaactaacattttttaccatttttgtctgtctgtctgtttgttcgggctaatctctgaaacggctggaccgattttgacggaactttcactggcagatagctgatgtaataaggatgtacttttattctagaaatttatttattaattatataactttgcgaactgaataataatttttttgttaaattccacgcggacgaagttgcgggcacagctagtaaacaataatttaacagtgtaatttatttttgaaagcaacattgtaataatttacaaaataaatcggTAGTTAGACTAAGTTTTATACATAAAGAAAATGGCGTTTTATACATAAAGAGATGGCGTTTTACAACAatgcatatttttaaaagtatccTCGAAT includes:
- the LOC123655949 gene encoding peroxiredoxin-5, mitochondrial; the encoded protein is MFFTAVSVCVVRAASAFAEQASRRVHTSLFAMAPVKVGDKLPAVDLFEDSPANKVNISELTAGKKVVLFAVPGAFTPGCSKTHLPGYVESADKLKSEGVSEIVCVSVNDPYVMAAWGAQHNTKGKVRMLADPSGNFIKALDLGTNLPPLGGFRSKRFSMVINDGKVENLNVEPDGTGLSCSLADKIKLKN